In a genomic window of Streptococcus mitis NCTC 12261:
- a CDS encoding DUF1697 domain-containing protein, protein MTRYALLVRGINVGGKNKVVMAQLRQELTELGLGKVETYINSGNIFFTSTDPKAQLVEKLESFFEIHYPFIQSFSLLSQEDYEEELNNLPDWWIKDLARKDFLFYTEGLDVVQVIETVESLELKDEIVHFGRLGIFWGKFSEESYYATAYHKYLLKMPFYRNITIRNAKTFDKIGQMLKNNKGDIQ, encoded by the coding sequence ATGACGCGATATGCTTTACTTGTTCGGGGCATTAATGTCGGTGGGAAGAATAAGGTTGTCATGGCGCAACTTCGTCAAGAATTGACAGAGTTGGGACTGGGAAAGGTTGAAACCTACATCAACAGTGGCAATATTTTCTTTACTTCGACAGATCCCAAAGCCCAATTGGTTGAAAAGTTAGAGTCTTTCTTTGAAATCCATTATCCATTTATTCAGAGCTTTTCTTTGCTGAGTCAGGAAGATTATGAAGAAGAGCTGAATAATCTGCCAGATTGGTGGATCAAAGATTTGGCACGAAAGGATTTCCTCTTTTACACTGAGGGATTGGATGTTGTTCAAGTCATTGAGACAGTTGAAAGTTTGGAATTGAAAGATGAAATCGTTCATTTTGGAAGACTTGGGATTTTCTGGGGGAAATTCTCTGAGGAATCCTACTATGCAACTGCCTATCACAAATACTTACTCAAGATGCCTTTTTATCGCAACATCACCATTCGTAATGCTAAAACTTTCGACAAAATCGGTCAAATGCTAAAAAATAATAAAGGAGACATACAATGA
- a CDS encoding purine-nucleoside phosphorylase produces the protein MTFLDKINETAAFLKEKGILAPEFGLILGSGLGELAEEIENPVVVDYADIPNWGRSTVVGHAGKLVYGELAGRKVLALQGRFHFYEGNPLEVVTFPVRVMKVLGCEGVIVTNAAGGIGYGPGTLMAISDHINMTGQNPLMGENLDEFGPRFPDMSKAYTPEYRATAHEVAKKLGIKLDEGVYIGVTGPTYETPAEIRAYKTLGADAVGMSTVPEVIVAAHSGLKVLGISCITNFAAGFQEELNHEEVVEVTERVKGDFKGLLKAILAEL, from the coding sequence ATGACATTTTTAGATAAAATCAATGAAACTGCTGCCTTCCTGAAAGAAAAGGGTATCCTAGCGCCTGAGTTCGGTCTAATCCTTGGATCAGGACTTGGAGAATTGGCAGAAGAAATCGAAAATCCAGTTGTAGTAGATTATGCAGATATCCCAAACTGGGGCCGTTCTACAGTAGTCGGACACGCTGGGAAATTGGTATATGGAGAACTTGCAGGTCGTAAGGTCTTGGCTCTTCAAGGTCGTTTCCATTTCTACGAAGGCAATCCTCTTGAGGTCGTGACTTTCCCAGTTCGTGTGATGAAAGTACTCGGATGTGAAGGTGTCATTGTAACCAATGCAGCTGGCGGTATTGGATATGGGCCTGGTACTTTGATGGCTATCTCAGACCATATCAACATGACAGGTCAAAACCCATTGATGGGTGAAAACTTGGATGAATTTGGTCCTCGTTTCCCAGATATGTCTAAAGCCTACACACCAGAATATCGTGCTACTGCCCATGAAGTGGCTAAAAAACTTGGTATCAAGCTTGACGAAGGTGTCTATATTGGTGTTACTGGTCCAACTTATGAAACACCAGCAGAAATCCGTGCTTATAAGACACTGGGAGCAGATGCGGTTGGTATGTCTACTGTTCCTGAAGTTATTGTGGCAGCCCACTCAGGCTTGAAAGTTCTAGGAATTTCATGTATTACTAACTTTGCAGCTGGATTCCAAGAAGAACTCAACCACGAAGAAGTTGTAGAAGTGACTGAACGTGTTAAAGGCGACTTCAAAGGTTTGCTTAAAGCGATTCTTGCAGAATTGTAA
- a CDS encoding chloride channel protein, translating to MLIELRSIFRKIPYNFRFFLAVILQGIVSGLSGIFLHYLLEMVEELAFGQSEHHSGFLTDGVSSSRIGLSLMMVGLGSSLVWYFLQKGSKIYSIKAQMKDETSQYKLHFLKQLFHSIWQIIAVGGGAPIGKEAAPREIGTLFAGPIGKICSLSKKDRIFLLACGAGAGLAAVYQVPLTSVFFVFETLGIDLSIKRFVLVGLTTYVSTYIAGWVISDQALYQIPAITWSLKQIWIIPLLLLFLTPLAWLFGRLSKAASSKRIKDKRILLTLSSAFLFLIGLASYFPHLLGNGRMMSQEVLNCSNGKTVFLLFILKALVVLITLWAGAYGGTLTPSFALGMAGAALFGMILGGDSQPSILLLGSVCFLSVTLRAPISATGLVIGFTGLGIDSLPYLLVTAVLAYELAKMLDRFPWTSILCQKSKSKVIR from the coding sequence ATGTTAATAGAATTGAGGAGTATTTTTCGAAAAATCCCTTATAATTTTAGATTTTTCCTAGCAGTAATTCTGCAAGGAATAGTTTCGGGTTTATCTGGTATTTTTCTCCATTATCTATTAGAGATGGTGGAGGAGCTAGCTTTTGGTCAGTCAGAGCATCATAGTGGATTTTTGACAGATGGAGTTTCCTCTTCACGGATAGGACTAAGTTTAATGATGGTGGGTCTTGGCTCATCCTTGGTCTGGTATTTCTTGCAAAAAGGGTCGAAGATTTATTCCATCAAAGCTCAGATGAAGGATGAGACTTCACAATACAAGCTTCATTTTCTAAAACAGCTATTTCATTCAATTTGGCAGATCATTGCAGTTGGAGGGGGAGCGCCTATTGGCAAAGAAGCTGCGCCACGAGAGATTGGAACTCTATTTGCAGGACCAATTGGAAAAATATGTTCTCTCTCTAAGAAGGATCGCATCTTTCTCCTTGCTTGTGGTGCTGGTGCTGGTTTAGCGGCTGTTTATCAGGTTCCATTAACAAGTGTCTTCTTTGTTTTTGAAACCTTAGGAATTGATCTATCTATTAAACGATTTGTCTTAGTCGGTTTGACTACCTATGTCTCAACCTATATAGCAGGCTGGGTTATTTCAGATCAGGCTCTCTACCAGATTCCAGCCATCACATGGTCATTAAAGCAAATATGGATTATTCCCTTATTACTTCTTTTCTTAACCCCACTAGCTTGGCTTTTTGGTCGCTTAAGTAAGGCAGCGTCTTCAAAAAGGATAAAAGATAAACGAATACTTCTAACATTGTCCTCAGCTTTTCTTTTTCTTATTGGATTAGCAAGTTATTTTCCACATCTACTTGGAAATGGACGTATGATGTCTCAGGAAGTATTGAATTGTAGCAATGGCAAAACAGTATTCCTCTTATTTATCCTAAAAGCACTGGTCGTTCTTATTACTCTGTGGGCAGGGGCCTATGGTGGTACACTTACGCCATCTTTTGCCTTGGGGATGGCTGGAGCTGCTCTCTTTGGAATGATTCTAGGTGGAGATAGCCAGCCAAGCATTTTACTTTTGGGATCGGTTTGCTTTTTGTCTGTGACCTTGAGGGCGCCCATTTCTGCAACCGGATTAGTTATAGGTTTCACTGGGCTAGGTATAGATTCTCTTCCGTATCTCTTAGTAACAGCTGTTTTAGCCTATGAACTTGCAAAAATGCTAGACCGCTTTCCTTGGACTAGCATACTGTGTCAGAAGTCAAAGAGTAAAGTAATTAGGTAG
- the deoD gene encoding purine-nucleoside phosphorylase, with protein MSIHIAAQQGEIADKILLPGDPLRAKFIAENFLEDAICFNEVRNMFGYTGTYKGHRVSVMGTGMGMPSISIYARELIVDYGVKKLIRVGTAGSLNEDVHVRELVLAQAAATNSNIIRNDWPQYDFPQIASFDLLDKAYHIAKELGMTTHVGNVLSSDVFYSNYFEKNIELGKWGVKAVEMEAAALYYLAAQHHVDALAIMTISDSLVNPDEDTTAEERQNTFTDMMKVGLETLIAE; from the coding sequence ATGTCTATCCATATTGCTGCTCAGCAGGGTGAAATTGCTGATAAAATTCTTCTTCCTGGGGATCCTCTTCGTGCTAAGTTTATTGCGGAGAATTTCCTTGAAGATGCTATTTGTTTTAACGAAGTGCGTAACATGTTTGGTTATACTGGTACTTACAAGGGCCACCGTGTCTCTGTCATGGGAACTGGGATGGGAATGCCATCGATTTCGATTTATGCGCGTGAGTTGATTGTTGACTACGGTGTGAAAAAATTGATCCGTGTGGGAACAGCAGGTTCATTGAATGAAGATGTTCACGTCCGTGAATTGGTTTTGGCGCAAGCAGCTGCAACCAACTCTAACATCATCCGCAATGACTGGCCACAGTACGATTTCCCGCAAATCGCTAGCTTTGATTTGCTGGACAAGGCCTACCATATCGCCAAAGAACTTGGTATGACCACCCACGTTGGGAACGTTTTGTCTTCTGATGTCTTTTACTCAAACTACTTTGAAAAGAATATCGAGCTTGGTAAATGGGGAGTCAAGGCTGTGGAAATGGAAGCAGCAGCTCTCTACTATTTGGCTGCCCAACATCACGTTGATGCCCTTGCTATCATGACTATCTCTGATAGTTTGGTCAATCCAGATGAAGACACGACTGCAGAAGAACGCCAAAATACCTTCACAGATATGATGAAGGTTGGATTAGAAACCTTGATTGCAGAGTAA
- a CDS encoding DNA topology modulation protein: MKIAIIGYSGAGKSTLAEKLSHYYSIPKLHMDTLQFQPGWQDSDRGWMLTEMKNFLTKNESWVIDGNYSWCYYEERMQEADQIIFLNFSPLTCLFRAFKRYITYRGKVRESMAEGCREQFNWEFIRWILWDGRTKAQRKNYQKLCQEYSHKVTILRNQRELDQFLDKKRKSSNS, from the coding sequence ATGAAAATTGCAATTATCGGATATTCTGGTGCTGGTAAGTCAACTCTAGCAGAAAAGTTGTCTCACTACTACTCCATCCCAAAACTTCACATGGACACACTCCAATTTCAACCTGGTTGGCAAGACAGTGACCGCGGATGGATGTTGACCGAGATGAAAAACTTTCTCACAAAGAATGAATCTTGGGTTATCGATGGTAATTATTCTTGGTGCTATTACGAAGAAAGAATGCAGGAAGCTGACCAAATCATCTTTCTTAATTTTTCTCCATTGACCTGTCTCTTTCGAGCATTTAAGCGTTACATTACATATCGGGGCAAGGTCAGAGAAAGTATGGCAGAAGGTTGTCGAGAACAATTTAATTGGGAGTTTATTCGATGGATTCTCTGGGATGGACGAACTAAAGCTCAAAGAAAAAATTACCAAAAACTTTGCCAAGAATACTCACATAAAGTCACTATTCTTCGAAATCAAAGAGAGCTAGATCAATTTCTAGATAAGAAAAGGAAGTCCTCCAATTCATAA
- the rpsT gene encoding 30S ribosomal protein S20: MANIKSAIKRAELNVKQNEKNSAQKSAMRTAIKAFEANPSEELFRAASSAIDKAETKGLIHKNKASRDKARLSAKLAK; encoded by the coding sequence TTGGCAAACATTAAATCAGCTATCAAACGCGCTGAATTGAACGTTAAACAAAACGAAAAGAACTCAGCTCAAAAATCAGCTATGCGTACTGCTATCAAAGCTTTCGAAGCAAACCCATCTGAAGAACTTTTCCGTGCTGCTAGCTCAGCTATCGATAAAGCAGAAACTAAAGGTTTGATTCACAAAAACAAAGCAAGCCGCGACAAAGCTCGTCTTTCAGCTAAACTTGCTAAATAA